In a genomic window of Primulina huaijiensis isolate GDHJ02 chromosome 10, ASM1229523v2, whole genome shotgun sequence:
- the LOC140986423 gene encoding glutaredoxin-like: MSLPKAKELVSANPVMVFSKSQCPFCVSVKKLLTEIGASYKVVELDAEGDGSQIQDALLEWTGQRTVPNVFIGGKHIGGCDATTALHRDGKLVPLLTEAGAVAKSSA; encoded by the exons ATGTCGCTTCCCAAGGCTAAGGAACTCGTCTCTGCAAACCCAGTCATGGTTTTTAG CAAAAGCCAATGTCCGTTTTGCGTGAGCGTGAAGAAATTGCTGACGGAGATCGGCGCCTCGTACAAGGTCGTTGAGTTGGATGCAGAGG GTGATGGTAGTCAGATACAAGATGCGCTGCTAGAATGGACTGGACAGCGCACTGTTCCAAATGTATTCATCGGTGGGAAGCACATTGGTGGTTGTGATG CGACAACAGCCTTGCACAGGGATGGAAAGCTTGTGCCTCTGCTAACTGAAGCTGGAGCGGTTGCAAAATCTTCTGCTTAG